The genomic window CCGGGACTGGGAACCACGCCGCGACGAGCTGTGGCAGACCCGCTGGCTCACCGGTGACCATGTCGGATACTGGCGGGCCGACGCTCCGGCCCGCCGCACCGTCACAGCCGGGACGCGCCCAGCAGCCGGTCGCCGGACCAGGTGAGCAGCCAGCCCTCACCCTTCGGCGTCTTGAACGCGTGATGATCGTCCACACCGTGCAGCGCCGCCAGCAGATGCGGCATCAGCTTGCCCTGACTGCACACCACGACCCGTTCCCGGGTCCGCAGCTCGGTCAGCCGGGCCAGCGCCACCGCCACCCGGTCCGGTACCAGGTCCGGGGAGTCCGGTTCGGCGAACGCGCCGTCACTGACGATCGACCGGTCACCGGTCGCGGCGGCCAACGGCTCCAGCGTCTGGGTGCAGCGCAGCGGGGTCGCCGCCACCAGCCGGCGCGGGCGCAACGGGGTGAGCAGGGCGGCGAACCGGTCCGCCTGCCGCACCCCGACCGGATCGATCGGCCGCAGCTGGTCCCGGCCGGCCCACTTCTTGCGGTCCCCGGCGCGGGCATGCCGGACCAGCGCGATCACCGCGGTGACCGGGGGCAGCGCCGCGACTTCCGCGAGGACGGCTTTCTCATCGTCGTACGTCAACCGGCCGGCCGCCTCGTCCAACGGCAACCACACCAGCTCGTCGACCTCGTCGGTGTCCTGCACCGGCCCGTCACCGGCGACCGCCATCAGCCAGTACGCCACGTTCTTCGGGCGCCCGCCCGGCAGCGTGTAGTCACAGTCGGCCAGCCGCAGCAGGGGGATCCCGGCCGTGCCGGTCTCCTCCTCGACCTCCCGAACCGCCGCCAGCAGCGGTTCCTCGCCGTCGGCGAGCCTGCCCTTGGGC from Actinoplanes derwentensis includes these protein-coding regions:
- a CDS encoding NUDIX hydrolase codes for the protein MTRVERAAGGVLLRRSGERVEVCLVHRPRYDDWSLPKGRLADGEEPLLAAVREVEEETGTAGIPLLRLADCDYTLPGGRPKNVAYWLMAVAGDGPVQDTDEVDELVWLPLDEAAGRLTYDDEKAVLAEVAALPPVTAVIALVRHARAGDRKKWAGRDQLRPIDPVGVRQADRFAALLTPLRPRRLVAATPLRCTQTLEPLAAATGDRSIVSDGAFAEPDSPDLVPDRVAVALARLTELRTRERVVVCSQGKLMPHLLAALHGVDDHHAFKTPKGEGWLLTWSGDRLLGASRL